In Papaver somniferum cultivar HN1 chromosome 1, ASM357369v1, whole genome shotgun sequence, a genomic segment contains:
- the LOC113358715 gene encoding uncharacterized protein LOC113358715, which yields MEYGVDLTYSQAYHGLQFTKQFLWGDDIKSYSEFVWYKDAIEHYNPGSVVNFEFDSVTRRFKRFFVAFEASITGFNNYCRPMLFIGCTFLTGKFKGGLMVACGKTGNQDFIGSTVIVDPTKMDQLCLLKLVTGHLFLFLGIIREDRPLTIISDRGIGLLKHVPEVFPNAFHSFCLYHMKGNIHVPKGRSRQTAVNLFEECYTALTKEKFYVAAKSMINLKLDLVVVWMMKIPFENWVAHAFLGERWGENTSNIAGSFNNVIKHDKPLPALELVDVIRAKVMEQNYKRLVESNKWTTRLTPRIQSTFNKRINDCRAYKFRRASEKVFEIISPTGKHTVDLDSRTCTCKWWQKYSFPCTHAMKAMLHIGNDEPYNYISPYYTSDYYRRLYSRPIYHIPDSENPLGINEKGYFCLPPVVENNPEDLKVLGTGVLVKRCGRRGSVSSVGC from the exons ATGGAATATGGAGTTGACCTCACGTATAGTCAGGCATACCACGGTTTACAATTCACCAAGCAATTTCTTTGGGGTGATGACATCAAGTCTTATTCAGAATTTGTTTGGTATAAAGATGCCATTGAACATTACAATCCTGGAAGCGTCGTGAATTTTGAGTTTGATAGTGTGACGCGTCGGTTCAAAAGGTTTTTCGTGGCCTTTGAAGCTTCTATAACTGGTTTCAACAATTACTGCCGTCCGATGCTATTTATCGGTTGTACCTTTCTCACTGGGAAGTTTAAAGGTGGTCTTATGGTTGCTTGCGGCAAAACTGGTAACCAAG attttattggatcaactgtgattgttgatccaactaaaatggatcAACTTTGTTTGTTGAAACTAGTTACTGGTCACTTATTTTTGTTTCTG GGTATTATTCGTGAAGATCGTCCACTGACCATCATATCAGATCGTGGAATCGGCCTTTTGAAGCATGTTCCTGAAGTCTTCCCAAATGCTTTCCATTCGTTCTGTTTGTACCATATGAAAGGAAATATTCATGTTCCAAAGGGCAGGAGTAGACAAACTGCAGTCAATTTATTCGAAGAGTGCTACACTGCATTAACAAAGGAAAAATTTTATGTTGCTGCGAAGAGTATGATTAATCTAAAGTTGGATTTAGTGGTTgtttggatgatgaagattccattCGAGAATTGGGTTGCTCATGCATTTCTAGGAGAAAGGTGGGGTGAGAACACATCTAATATTGCTGGGAGTTTTAACAACGTCATTAAGCATGATAAGCCGCTTCCAGCACTTGAGCTTGTTGATGTTATTCGTGCTAAGGTAATGGAGCAGAATTACAAGAGGTTAGTGGAGTCTAACAAGTGGACTACAAGGCTCACTCCTCGTATCCAATCAACATTTAACAAGAGGATAAACGACTGCCGTGCATACAAGTTTCGGAGAGCAAGTGAGAAGGTATTTGAGATCATTTCTCCAACTGGGAAGCATACTGTCGACTTGGATTCTAGAACTTGCACCTGCAAATGGTGGCAAAAATATAGCTTTCCTTGCACTCATGCAATGAAAGCAATGTTGCATATTGGAAATGATGAACCGTACAACTACATCAGCCCTTACTATACTTCTGACTACTATAGAAGGTTGTACTCTCGACCCATTTATCATATTCCTGACTCTGAGAATCCACTTGGAATTAATGAAAAGGGGTATTTTTGCCTCCCACCGGTGGTCGAGAACAATCCGGAAGACCTAAAGGTGTTAGGTACAGGGGTTCTCGTGAAAAGGTGCGGAAGAAGAGGAAGTGTGTCCAGTGTGGGATGCTGA
- the LOC113326600 gene encoding protein Jade-1-like, with protein sequence MKSKKFYEVHPLKRFKLKSKQDEKGEENLKSSSKLLPAKKRMKCLDLNSSPKIPLQHQTSSVCLPAKKRVWAIQPISPEKPIQLFDLNLEYKQSPEKVHKKISFSESKSEEQDVNNGATMEEEDEIEREEDLEVEEEDDGIVCDVCKSTDGDPSDPIVLCDGCDLMVHSTCYGNPLIEGIPEGDWFCCTCQASIDDEKKEKSNLDCCLCPVKGGALKPTTDNRWAHITCALLVPEVFFRDPEGRQDIDCSRVPGKRFKEVCYVCKSKNGCVIQCSEPNCDLAFHITCGLKQELSIEFKEGRNSRKGGIVAGFCKSHTELWEKQQQTGKYKIVARDADKK encoded by the exons atgaaGAGTAAAAAATTCTATGAGGTTCATCCATTGAAGAGATTCAAGCTAAAAAGTAAACAAgatgaaaaaggagaagaaaATCTGAAATCTTCTTCAAAGTTGTTACCTGCAAAAAAGAGAATGAAATGTTTAGATCTAAACTCATCACCTAAAATACCTCTTCAACATCAAACATCTTCAGTTTGTTTACCAGCTAAAAAAAGGGTTTGGGCTATTCAACCTATTAGTCCTGAAAAACCCATTCAACTTTTCGATCTAAATCTCGAATACAAACAATCCCCAGAAAAAGTCCACAAAAAAATCTCTTTTTCTGAATCCAAATCTGAAGAACAAGATGTCAATAATGGTGCTactatggaagaagaagatgaaatcgaAAGAGAAGAGGATCTTGaggtggaagaagaagatgatgggaTTGTTTGTGATGTTTGTAAAAGTACAGATGGAGATCCATCAGATCCAATTGTTCTTTGTGATGGATGCGATCTAATGGTTCATTCAACATGTTATGGGAATCCACTGATTGAAGGCATCCCTGAAGGAGATTGGTTTTGTTGCACTTGTCAAGCTTCGATTGATgatgagaagaaagaaaaatcaaatcttgATTGTTGTCTTTGCCCTGTAAAAGGAGGAGCATTGAAACCCACCACCGATAATCGATGGGCTCATATAACTTGTGCTCTATTGGTTCCAGAGGTTTTTTTTAGAGATCCAGAAGGTAGACAAGATATTGATTGTTCTAGGGTTCCTGGTAAAAGATTTAAAGAGGTTTGTTATGTTTGCAAATCCAAAAATGGTTGTGTCATTCAATGTTctgaacctaactgtgatttaGCATTTCATATTACTTGTGGTTTGAAACAAGAACTCTCCATTGAATTCAAAGAAGGAAGGAATTCAAGAAAAGGCGGTATTGTTGCTGGTTTCTGCAAATCCCATACCGAGCTCTGGGAAAAG CAACAACAAACGGGGAAGTACAAAATTGTAGCCAGAGATGCCGATAAGAAGTAA
- the LOC113281150 gene encoding probable sodium/metabolite cotransporter BASS1, chloroplastic has translation MQSSSVYGIGSRVSGITRILQPNPKSNRTTNTNQTIISCSKIASTSTSCSILKSTDSKLLLPTKYPFLFSSSSTKYPPTNPNSLSFCPPKSSDSSITATADGDHGRSFRGWVELLAEVLSTAFPVWVALGCLLGLLKPTSFNWVTPKITQIGLPLTMLGMGMTLTFDDLRGALSMPKEVLCGFFLQYSIMPLSAFLVSKLLNLPSYYAAGLILVGCCPGGTASNIVTYIARGNVALSVLMTAASTISAVVMTPLLTAKLAGQYVAVDAAGLLMSTLQVVLLPVLLGALLNQYCQSFVKTVSPVMPPIAVATVAVLCGNAIAQNASAILSSGRQVVLAACLLHACGFFFGYVLARLCKVDVSSARTISIEVGMQNSVLGVVLAGQHFGNPLTAVPCAVSSVCHSIFGSVLAGIWRCTTPTTADALADMKQD, from the exons ATGCAGAGCAGCAGTGTGTACGGTATTGGCAGTAGAGTGAGTGGCATCACTAGAATACTTCAACCTAATCCCAAATCTAATCGAACAACTAATACTAATCAAACAATCATTTCATGCTCTAAAATTGCTTCTACTTCTACTTCTTGTTCGATTCTCAAATCAACAGATTCCAAATTGCTACTTCCTACTAAATATCCCTTCCTTTTCTCGTCttcttcaaccaagtaccccccAACAAACCCAAATTCATTGTCTTTTTGTCCTCCcaaatcatcagattcatcaatTACAGCAACCGCAGATGGAGATCATGGTCGAAGCTTTCGGGGTTGGGTTGAATTGTTGGCTGAAGTTTTATCTACAGCATTCCCGGTATGGGTTGCATTAGGTTGTCTTCTCGGTCTTCTCAAACCAACTTCCTTCAATTGGGTTACTCCCAAAATCACGCAAATTGGTTTGCCCTTAACTATGCTTGGTATGGGGATGACCCTCACTTTTGATGATCTTCGTGGAGCTCTTTCAATGCCCAAGGAAGTTCTCTGTGGATTCTTTCTTCAGTACTCG ATAATGCCATTGTCTGCGTTCCTTGTAAGCAAGCTCTTAAACCTGCCATCATATTATGCAGCTGGGTTGATTTTGGTTGGCTGCTGTCCTGGAG GAACTGCAAGTAATATTGTTACATACATAGCTAG AGGAAATGTGGCTCTTTCGGTCCTAATGACAGCAGCAAGCACCATCTCCGCAGTG GTAATGACCCCCTTGCTGACAGCTAAACTTGCTGGACAATATGTTGCAGTGGATGCAGCTGGACTACTAATGTCAACTTTGCAG GTAGTTCTTCTCCCTGTATTGCTTGGTGCTCTGTTAAATCAGTACTGCCAAAGTTTCGTTAAGACGGTTTCCCCTGTAATGCCACCGATCGCTGTGGCAACTGTAGCTGTTTTATGTGGTAACGCAATAGCCCAGAATGCTTCTGCAATTCTGTCATCAGGCCGACAAGTTGTACTTGCTGCCTGTCTCCTTCATGCATGCGGATTTTTCTTTGGTTATGTACTTGCAAGGCTGTGTAAGGTTGACGTCTCATCTGCTCGTACCATCTCTATCGAAGTCGGAATGCAG AATTCGGTGCTGGGAGTAGTTCTTGCAGGTCAACATTTTGGAAATCCGTTGACTGCAGTACCATGCGCAGTTTCAAGTGTCTGCCATTCGATTTTTGGTAGTGTTTTGGCTGGAATTTGGAGATGCACTACTCCTACTACAGCAGATGCATTGGCCGATATGAAACAAGATTAA
- the LOC113281160 gene encoding uncharacterized protein LOC113281160, with product MVVSLIGSIPSYCYSHYLNPNQLLFTHTSQFPISIQNNNTPSTSSCRRRRKPISLYFHTKDNSGHYKIPNSPNQNTLLYYLTKTIFLFKNNKEGGNQTPEEEGEGGDKGFKEQENCEKLGFVKMWWTNLKAILGQRLNIEGIISFVNVVTKDRNLGIPHITVEDIRWIDWGEMKKRGFKGVVFDKDNTLTLPYSLSLWSPLETSLDHCRSVFGDNVVVFSNSAGLRQFDADGTKARAVEESIGVHVLRHSVKKPAGDAKEIEKYFGCGTSQLLMVGDRHFTDVVYGNRNGFLTILTKPLSLVDEPFIVKQVRKLEGYLVNYWYQKGLKPSNHNLLQEALLCMKRPPPL from the exons ATGGTGGTGTCATTGATTGGTTCAATACCTAGCTATTGTTACAGTCATTATCTGAACCCTAACCAACTTTTATTTACTCACACTTCCCAGTTCCCAATCTCCATTCAAAATAATAACACTCCTAGTACTAGTagttgtagaagaagaagaaaacccattTCTTTGTATTTTCACACTAAAGATAACTCAGGTCACTATAAAATCCCTAATTCCCCAAACCAAAACACACTCCTTTATTATTTAACAAAAACCATATTTTTATTCAAGAATAACAAGGAGGGAGGGAATCAGAccccagaagaagaaggagaaggaggagACAAAGGGTTCAAGGAACAAGAGAATTGTGAAAAATTGGGGTTTGTGAAGATGTGGTGGACTAATTTGAAGGCAATACTAGGGCAAAGATTGAATATTGAAGGAATTATATCATTTGTGAATGTTGTGACAAAAGATAGAAATCTTGGTATTCCACACATAACTGTGGAGGATATAAGATGGATTGATTGGGGAGAAATGAAAAAAAGAGGTTTTAAAGGTGTTGTGTTTGATAAGGATAACACTTTAACACTTCCTTATTCACTTTCATTGTGGTCGCCTCTTGAAACTTCGTTGGATCACTGCAGATCTGTTTTTGGTGATAATGTTGTTGTTTTCAGTAATTCTGCTg GGTTGCGACAATTTGATGCTGATGGTACCAAAGCTAGAGCTGTTGAGGAATCTATCGGAGTTCATGTTTTAAGGCATT CTGTTAAGAAACCTGCTGGTGACGCCAAAGAAATTGAAAAATACTTTGGTTGCGGGACTTCTCAACTTCTCATG GTTGGTGATCGGCACTTTACAGATGTTGTTTACGGGAACAGAAACGGATTTCTTACTATTTTAACGAAGCCCCTTAGTCTTGTTGACGAACCTTTCATTGTTAAACAG GTCAGGAAACTTGAAGGTTATCTTGTGAACTATTGGTATCAAAAAGGGTTGAAGCCAAGCAATCATAATTTACTTCAAGAAGCACTTCTATGTATGAAGCGACCGCCACCTTTGTGA
- the LOC113281168 gene encoding UDP-D-xylose:L-fucose alpha-1,3-D-xylosyltransferase MGP4-like: MASSSFLYKRQQQTRQTNEAPVSPKSSSNAQPRSITSFFTPTGLFILLTLILIFGVFFNPWMNATLMPGGLFSRGGSVSKWKDYTLSEAVNFVGGGRNGSGTGTVIVCAVSSPYLPFLSNWLISISRFKHQEKVLVIAEDYKTLFLVNQRWPGHAVLIPPAPENQSAHKFGSQGFFNFTSRRPRHLLHILELGYNIMYNDVDMVWLADPFTYLKGEHDVYFTDDMTAIKPLDHSNALPPPGKKGRTYICSCMIFLRPTPGAKLVTKKWIEELQDQPWSKKAKANDQPGFNWALNKTAGQVDLYLLPQAAFPSGGLYFKNKTWVEDTKGKHAIIHNNYIVGFERKIQRFRDFGLWLVDEHSNESPLGKL, from the exons ATGGCTTCTTCATCATTTTTATACAAAAGACAGCAACAAACTCGACAAACAAATGAAGCTCCAGTatcaccaaaatcatcatcaaatgCCCAACCCAGATCTATCACATCATTCTTCACCCCAACTGGTTTATTCATACTCCTCACATTGATACTCATTTTTGGTGTATTCTTCAATCCATGGATGAATGCTACTCTAATGCCCGGTGGTCTTTTTTCAAGAGGGGGTTCTGTATCTAAGTGGAAAGATTATACACTATCTGAAGCTGTGAATTTTGTTGGTGGGGGTAGAAATGGAAGTGGAACTGGGACTGTGATTGTTTGTGCAGTGAGTTCACCTTATTTGCCATTTTTGAGTAATTGGTTGATTAGTATAAGTAGGTTTAAGCATCAAGAGAAGGTGTTGGTGATTGCTGAAGATTATAAGACATTGTTTTTAGTTAATCAGAGATGGCCTGGTCATGCTGTTCTTATTCCTCCTGCTCCTGAGAATCAATCTGCTCATAAATTTGGGTCTCAG GGATTCTTCAATTTTACGTCACGCAGACCTCGGCATCTTTTGCATATTTTGGAGCTTGGATATAATATCATGTACAACGACGTTGATATGGTCTGGTTGGCAGACCCCTTTACATATCTTAAAGGGGAACATGATGTATACTTCACTGATGACATGACTGCA ATCAAACCGCTAGATCACTCTAATGCTCTGCCACCCCCTGGCAAGAAGGGGCGTACGTACATTTGCAGCTGCATGATTTTCCTCAGGCCAACCCCTGGAGCCAAATTAGTTACGAAGAAATGGATCGAAGAACTTCAAGATCAGCCATGGTCCAAGAAAGCAAAGGCAAATGACCAACCTGGGTTCAATTGGGCCTTGAATAAAACTGCTGGACAG GTGGATCTGTATCTGCTCCCCCAGGCAGCATTTCCATCAGGAGGATTATATTTCAAGAACAAGACTTGGGTAGAAGACACCAAAGGAAAACATGCTATCATCCATAACAATTATATTGTTGGCTTTGAGAGGAAAATACAGCGTTTCCGTGATTTCGGACTCTGGCTTGTGGATGAGCATTCCAATGAGTCCCCACTTGGTAAACTGTAA